The following proteins come from a genomic window of Aquimarina sp. MAR_2010_214:
- a CDS encoding hydroxymethylglutaryl-CoA lyase — MTENVKIIECPRDAMQGIKEFIPTEKKVQYIQSLLRCGFDTIDFGSFVSPKAIPQMVDTAQVLSQLDLSDTSSKLLAIIANVRGANDAVQHKAIDYLGYPFSISENFQMRNTHKTIAESVATLQEILNIADKANKKVVAYLSMGFGNPYGDPWNVEIVGEWTEKLSKMGVKILSLSDTVGTSTPEIIDYLFSNLITTYSEIEFGAHLHTTPTTWFEKVDAAYKAGCRRFDGAIQGFGGCPMAKDELTGNMPTERMISYFTTVNAETNIRTLSFESSHNEATKIFSLYH; from the coding sequence ATGACCGAAAACGTAAAAATTATTGAATGTCCTCGTGATGCTATGCAGGGGATAAAAGAATTTATTCCTACCGAAAAAAAGGTTCAATACATTCAATCTTTACTAAGATGTGGTTTTGATACTATAGATTTTGGAAGTTTTGTTTCACCCAAAGCAATACCTCAAATGGTAGATACTGCTCAGGTTTTATCGCAATTAGATCTTTCTGATACGAGTAGCAAATTGTTAGCTATTATAGCTAATGTTCGTGGAGCTAATGATGCAGTACAGCATAAAGCAATTGATTACCTGGGATATCCTTTCTCGATTTCAGAAAATTTCCAGATGAGAAATACGCATAAGACTATTGCAGAATCTGTAGCCACGCTGCAAGAAATATTAAACATTGCAGATAAAGCGAACAAAAAAGTAGTAGCTTATCTTTCTATGGGATTTGGTAATCCTTATGGAGATCCATGGAATGTAGAAATAGTAGGAGAGTGGACAGAAAAACTAAGCAAAATGGGTGTGAAAATTCTTTCATTATCCGATACTGTTGGTACTTCTACACCAGAAATTATTGATTATTTGTTTTCGAATTTAATTACAACCTATTCAGAGATTGAATTTGGAGCACATTTGCATACTACACCAACGACCTGGTTTGAAAAAGTAGATGCTGCATATAAAGCTGGATGCAGACGATTTGATGGGGCTATTCAGGGATTTGGCGGATGCCCAATGGCAAAAGATGAGCTAACAGGTAATATGCCTACAGAACGTATGATCTCATATTTTACAACGGTGAATGCCGAAACAAATATCAGAACGCTAAGTTTTGAATCTTCTCATAATGAGGCTACCAAAATATTTTCACTATATCATTAG